In Brevibacillus brevis NBRC 100599, a single genomic region encodes these proteins:
- a CDS encoding XkdQ/YqbQ family protein: protein MLPKFHYEVRFQKPGKQALRLPFSEATWSGSRQEAKRTLAVKTNNGRDRFWPDVNVDEGDLIQLISFLSGTPRSLFTGMIVDLGRTAKGDINAVAYDFGFYLLNNDVVMVSTGEAADQLLKRIFAQHGIPVGGIGAMPAVEKQVIRGKSVWDAVVDVLNQVFRSTGVRYWCWVDQGKIYVGTQRGQTIQWKVQQGSNLLNAERKRSIADMRTVVRVVGSDSEYISVLHDEVDSINAKRYGHLVKVIEIQDEDRGNKIMVAKQELQNLNRVKEQALVTSLGIDDVIAGTKIEVYEEITKLQGVFTVFGDSHTIRPGYHEMKLDLQMEVNGK, encoded by the coding sequence ATGCTGCCAAAATTTCATTACGAGGTTCGATTCCAAAAGCCGGGTAAGCAAGCGCTTCGCCTTCCCTTCTCAGAAGCAACATGGTCTGGGAGTCGTCAGGAAGCAAAGCGTACTCTGGCTGTTAAAACCAATAATGGACGGGACCGCTTTTGGCCTGATGTGAATGTAGATGAAGGGGACCTGATACAGTTGATTTCCTTTTTGTCTGGCACTCCTCGCTCACTTTTCACAGGGATGATTGTTGACTTAGGGAGGACAGCAAAAGGAGATATCAATGCAGTAGCATATGATTTCGGCTTTTATTTACTAAATAACGATGTAGTTATGGTTTCAACAGGTGAAGCTGCCGATCAGCTTCTAAAGCGCATTTTCGCGCAACATGGCATTCCCGTTGGGGGTATCGGAGCAATGCCTGCCGTGGAAAAACAAGTCATTCGTGGAAAGAGTGTATGGGATGCAGTTGTAGACGTCCTCAATCAAGTATTTCGCTCTACTGGTGTTCGGTATTGGTGCTGGGTTGACCAAGGAAAGATTTATGTCGGAACACAGCGAGGGCAAACGATTCAGTGGAAAGTCCAGCAGGGAAGCAATCTATTAAACGCTGAACGTAAACGATCAATTGCAGACATGAGAACAGTTGTAAGAGTGGTCGGGAGCGACAGTGAATATATTTCTGTCCTGCATGATGAAGTTGATTCTATCAACGCTAAACGGTATGGACATCTTGTTAAGGTTATAGAAATTCAAGATGAAGACCGGGGAAACAAAATCATGGTGGCTAAGCAAGAATTACAGAATCTAAACCGGGTCAAGGAGCAGGCTTTGGTCACATCCTTGGGAATTGATGATGTCATTGCCGGGACAAAAATAGAAGTCTACGAGGAAATCACGAAACTGCAAGGGGTGTTTACTGTTTTCGGCGACAGCCATACGATACGACCTGGTTACCATGAAATGAAACTCGATTTGCAGATGGAGGTGAATGGAAAGTGA
- a CDS encoding baseplate J/gp47 family protein: MSETDLSFLESSTFQQILYEMLLTVPEDLDRSEGSIIYDALAPIALALFRHHKERGMIIEQAFAVTATRKYLELMAIDYGLPLDKDEPTEDLRNRILRHKRNPERGGALPDYERWARSIPGVNYASALNLIRGIGTVDVVVGGTIPDLLEKVQEIIDRRKPPGLDVIVRLVSKQVVKIEFAVRGLDKEKARQAILAYTSSIGVGGTLFLAQIFAALVGAGATDAEILLPTSSITLRPDAQIDPVVTIT, translated from the coding sequence ATGTCTGAAACTGATCTTAGCTTTCTGGAAAGCTCAACCTTCCAGCAAATTTTATATGAAATGCTTCTTACCGTCCCAGAAGATCTGGACAGAAGTGAAGGTTCAATTATTTACGATGCACTTGCGCCAATTGCACTAGCCTTATTCAGACATCATAAAGAACGCGGCATGATCATTGAACAAGCTTTTGCTGTAACTGCGACGAGAAAATATCTTGAACTGATGGCAATCGATTATGGATTGCCTCTGGATAAAGACGAGCCAACAGAGGATTTGCGCAATCGTATATTACGCCATAAACGGAATCCTGAGCGCGGTGGAGCGTTACCCGACTATGAGCGCTGGGCTAGATCAATACCAGGGGTAAACTATGCGTCAGCACTAAACTTGATAAGAGGGATCGGCACCGTAGACGTAGTTGTTGGTGGCACAATCCCTGATTTACTCGAGAAGGTTCAAGAGATAATTGACCGCCGCAAGCCACCAGGTCTGGATGTAATTGTTCGACTTGTTAGTAAACAAGTAGTGAAAATTGAGTTTGCTGTTAGGGGATTAGACAAAGAAAAAGCACGTCAAGCAATACTTGCTTATACCAGTTCGATTGGGGTTGGAGGTACCTTATTTCTTGCACAGATCTTTGCGGCGCTGGTCGGAGCTGGGGCAACAGATGCTGAAATCCTTTTGCCGACATCCAGTATTACACTAAGGCCAGATGCACAAATCGATCCGGTGGTGACGATTACATGA
- a CDS encoding HK97 gp10 family phage protein codes for MAKVDKRDLERMYKRLKKHHKREVQVSMDRVARMAGMQVLRGAQDRVPVRDGILRASLIIGNRKNIFDLVLGGLRAEITVGTNLSYARYVEEGFTQREGQFVPGYWDREKFIYVPDHPDGMVLKGKRVPGVHYFARSVAEVESIMDELVKEELDDLARRLFPDG; via the coding sequence ATGGCAAAGGTAGATAAGAGAGACCTGGAGCGTATGTATAAACGCTTGAAAAAGCATCACAAACGCGAAGTACAGGTTTCTATGGATCGGGTTGCCCGAATGGCAGGTATGCAGGTGTTGCGGGGAGCTCAAGATAGGGTTCCTGTACGGGACGGGATTCTTCGCGCCTCACTGATTATTGGTAACAGGAAAAATATCTTTGACTTGGTGCTGGGTGGATTACGAGCTGAAATCACTGTAGGTACCAACCTATCGTATGCACGCTACGTGGAAGAAGGGTTTACTCAGAGGGAAGGGCAATTTGTGCCGGGATACTGGGATCGAGAAAAATTTATCTATGTCCCTGATCATCCAGACGGCATGGTATTGAAAGGGAAGCGCGTTCCCGGTGTTCACTATTTTGCAAGATCGGTAGCAGAGGTCGAGTCAATCATGGACGAGTTGGTAAAAGAAGAGCTAGATGATTTAGCAAGGAGGCTGTTTCCTGATGGGTGA
- a CDS encoding phage tail tube protein, whose protein sequence is MKETYSGTHGHFYDQNGRELPECIGFELSEEFEKGESKRAGQLRKRHRVLASSVSMTATFERTSDIQQLIMEIAANPEKKVNFIGELDDKVAGKYRVAVTGFCPDSLSLAKWSHGELDEDTSLEGTVDDYEFI, encoded by the coding sequence ATGAAAGAAACGTATTCTGGTACCCATGGGCATTTTTACGACCAAAATGGAAGGGAACTTCCCGAGTGCATTGGCTTCGAGCTCTCTGAGGAATTTGAGAAGGGAGAAAGTAAGAGGGCTGGGCAGCTACGTAAAAGACATCGTGTGCTTGCATCATCCGTTAGCATGACAGCTACGTTTGAACGTACATCGGATATCCAGCAACTCATCATGGAAATCGCGGCAAACCCCGAAAAGAAAGTGAATTTCATTGGGGAACTCGACGACAAAGTTGCTGGTAAGTATCGAGTTGCAGTGACTGGTTTTTGTCCTGACTCACTGTCATTAGCAAAATGGAGCCACGGTGAACTTGATGAAGATACATCCCTCGAAGGAACAGTTGACGATTACGAATTCATCTAA
- a CDS encoding putative holin-like toxin — MSETGEVTPVTVFQALTLMISFAMLVVAILSFPKKK; from the coding sequence ATGTCGGAAACGGGGGAGGTGACGCCTGTGACAGTGTTCCAAGCATTGACGTTGATGATTTCATTCGCAATGCTCGTGGTAGCGATCCTGTCTTTCCCAAAAAAGAAATAG
- a CDS encoding DUF2577 domain-containing protein, giving the protein MNGFQKLAQVLSGANQTQGAGGANPPPKDVRIELATVIKPPPDLKILIDGMTEPIGKEFITVLEHLTRHTRIVTITHQEKAERDLGDMKKEDFLDTDDLAAPFTSFKHNYLLLQFEDVLKLNDKVHVLSVDSAYYILDRVKRP; this is encoded by the coding sequence GTGAATGGCTTTCAAAAGCTTGCTCAAGTTCTTTCAGGTGCAAATCAAACACAAGGAGCTGGCGGGGCAAATCCACCCCCAAAGGATGTACGGATAGAGTTGGCAACTGTCATTAAGCCCCCACCAGATTTGAAAATCTTGATAGATGGTATGACAGAACCAATTGGGAAGGAGTTTATTACTGTCTTAGAACATCTGACTAGACATACACGAATTGTCACGATTACGCATCAAGAAAAAGCAGAGCGTGATCTGGGTGACATGAAAAAGGAAGATTTTTTAGACACGGATGACTTGGCTGCGCCGTTTACTTCGTTCAAACATAACTATTTGTTACTGCAATTTGAGGACGTTTTGAAATTGAACGATAAAGTACACGTGTTATCTGTGGACTCTGCCTATTACATCCTAGATAGGGTGAAACGCCCATGA
- a CDS encoding phage tail sheath N-terminal beta-sandwich domain-containing protein, whose translation MAGQYQLGENKVLSGVYSFLKSFIKEQTTIGNRGKLALPIVADWGPIGEFVTVRTKASAEKIFGVTEAFNLIWAANPYPTEVLLYRVAGDNAAVASVTLKSNATDVLLVEAKYKGEAGNNLKVVVQPNLLDATKTELLIYRGAELVDSRAAKTVDELVLAFKDSEFVVLKKIADTLPEATAGVSLTGGNSGTSIEATKYTAYQSALATQKGKYSVFTLGIADPALNAAAEDWTKQQNVVGNYIKFVFGGDETRDKNKQTIMKASTDVNHMAVVNVGSGARWKGNTYASSKMAIYIASLMASLPLNYTMALYITPFESLTHEWDPDTDLIEMVQAGVLMLNMDNRRVIIQEPVNTLTIPGPDQSKDYGKIRVADTFHTILHAEEEAGKEWIRQQPNSNSPARRAAFCQMMKQEVFRPLATLEVIANDYEFIEDPEYHGEDPIYTPARNAGHFIAGFRHQDALEKIYIYNKAK comes from the coding sequence ATGGCAGGACAATATCAACTAGGGGAAAACAAAGTCTTATCCGGTGTCTACTCCTTTTTGAAGTCATTCATCAAAGAGCAAACAACAATCGGCAATCGCGGAAAGCTTGCATTACCAATCGTCGCGGATTGGGGCCCAATCGGGGAATTTGTAACAGTCCGAACCAAGGCCTCCGCTGAGAAAATCTTCGGAGTCACAGAAGCGTTTAATTTGATTTGGGCAGCTAACCCTTATCCAACGGAGGTACTGCTGTACCGCGTGGCAGGGGATAATGCGGCCGTTGCAAGTGTTACTTTGAAGAGTAATGCAACTGACGTACTACTTGTGGAAGCCAAGTACAAAGGCGAGGCAGGCAACAATTTGAAAGTCGTAGTGCAGCCAAACTTGTTGGATGCTACCAAAACAGAGTTGCTGATCTATCGGGGAGCGGAGCTGGTGGACAGTCGGGCAGCGAAAACGGTGGATGAATTGGTGTTAGCTTTCAAAGACAGTGAGTTCGTGGTCTTGAAAAAGATAGCTGATACGCTTCCCGAAGCAACGGCAGGTGTAAGCCTGACTGGGGGTAACAGCGGAACAAGCATAGAGGCGACAAAATACACCGCTTATCAAAGCGCGCTGGCTACTCAAAAAGGCAAGTATAGTGTATTTACTCTTGGGATTGCTGATCCTGCCCTAAATGCGGCAGCAGAAGACTGGACTAAACAACAAAACGTGGTGGGTAATTACATCAAGTTTGTTTTCGGTGGCGATGAAACAAGGGATAAAAACAAGCAAACGATCATGAAGGCATCTACCGATGTGAACCACATGGCTGTTGTCAATGTAGGAAGTGGAGCACGTTGGAAAGGGAACACCTATGCGAGTTCAAAAATGGCAATTTACATTGCATCCCTGATGGCTTCGCTGCCCCTTAATTACACGATGGCATTGTACATTACGCCATTCGAATCTTTAACGCATGAGTGGGACCCGGATACGGACTTAATCGAAATGGTGCAAGCGGGTGTACTCATGCTAAACATGGACAATAGGCGGGTTATCATCCAGGAGCCTGTAAATACCTTGACTATTCCGGGGCCTGATCAGTCAAAAGACTACGGCAAGATTAGGGTGGCTGACACCTTTCACACGATTCTCCATGCAGAAGAGGAAGCAGGAAAGGAGTGGATTCGTCAGCAGCCAAACAGCAACAGTCCTGCCCGCCGCGCTGCCTTTTGCCAGATGATGAAGCAAGAGGTTTTCAGACCCCTTGCCACGCTGGAAGTGATCGCGAATGATTATGAGTTTATCGAAGACCCGGAGTATCACGGGGAGGACCCGATTTACACACCTGCGCGTAATGCTGGTCATTTCATTGCTGGCTTCCGCCATCAAGATGCACTCGAAAAAATTTATATCTACAACAAAGCGAAGTGA
- a CDS encoding phage tail assembly chaperone produces MSEFLTMEEFLTMNTQAEEKGEWDWKRNKVKLPIRSVPGDVYYKTRKNAIKVSVTGKKSKAERKVDFDDLRYKAEIIIAGIDTERTNFRIDSQQVLAKFGKIAAIDVVPCIFRPNEIDSLFEAIAEISDFAEDEEAEEAVKNS; encoded by the coding sequence ATGAGTGAATTTTTGACCATGGAAGAATTTTTGACGATGAATACTCAAGCCGAAGAAAAAGGGGAATGGGATTGGAAACGCAATAAAGTGAAGCTGCCGATTCGCTCTGTACCCGGCGATGTGTATTACAAAACTCGCAAGAATGCCATCAAAGTATCAGTTACTGGAAAAAAGAGCAAGGCCGAACGTAAAGTCGATTTTGATGACCTTCGCTATAAGGCTGAAATCATAATTGCCGGAATTGACACGGAACGTACCAACTTCCGTATCGACTCGCAACAGGTGCTCGCGAAGTTCGGAAAAATAGCCGCCATCGATGTCGTCCCTTGCATTTTCCGTCCAAACGAAATCGACTCGTTGTTCGAGGCGATCGCTGAAATCAGTGATTTCGCTGAAGATGAGGAGGCGGAGGAAGCAGTAAAAAACTCATAA
- a CDS encoding DUF2634 domain-containing protein produces the protein MSIFPVFPVTDDSPAQELRPIKNVLRTYKFDFETGQFPVRPDGKSIMIDGEEALLQKATKALRTDRYMFSIYSSDYGNELKEVIRSDGTRAWKQAEAKRLVREALEYLHGIERCESFSFEWVSNTMKISFLMITEEGVLEMSINV, from the coding sequence ATGAGTATTTTTCCGGTTTTCCCAGTGACAGATGATAGTCCAGCACAAGAACTACGCCCCATTAAAAATGTACTTAGAACCTATAAGTTTGATTTCGAAACAGGACAGTTTCCCGTGCGACCTGACGGCAAGTCAATCATGATTGATGGAGAAGAGGCACTACTCCAAAAAGCCACAAAAGCATTACGAACTGATCGCTATATGTTTTCTATTTATTCCTCAGATTATGGGAATGAACTGAAAGAAGTGATTAGGAGTGATGGAACGAGAGCGTGGAAGCAGGCAGAGGCTAAGCGATTAGTCCGCGAGGCATTAGAATATTTGCATGGGATAGAACGTTGCGAGAGTTTCTCTTTTGAGTGGGTAAGTAACACCATGAAAATATCCTTTTTGATGATTACTGAGGAAGGGGTTTTGGAGATGAGTATCAATGTCTGA
- a CDS encoding DUF4815 domain-containing protein — MAKEVYNRFDPSKRWKSVDFVGGRRVQTAELNEMQAMSLYRDKQIGDVIFGSGHILEGGQLLINKEKTLVIVSAARVYLGGIIHDVPETTLTIRGTGEESIGLRVNPQTITYEDDPTLFDPAVGFSNFGMPGAQRTVLNAIWVVDDPEATHMYRLVNGELITSKLPPELEGFTPILARRSYDTNGSFLVSGMDGYIEPRDAANVTLVIDAGRAYVLGYQIDKLVPLRISIPKALDSRVVVNETKTYLSNVFFYPLNSKPVKALQTVTATVEKTETITRGNVAGTSDLLPKTPVVDIVSIQAGGTTYIKGTDFQLSGDAVDWSLAGAEPAGGVSYTVTYRYTKLMVIGTDLILENNAVKWLSGDKPVPNSTFQTTYEFYLGRKDVYYLTYQGEVHIIHGQSDVNPYPPSSPPDVLELGELYLPPNSDAVVVTNRKPKRLTMLELRSLLDRLERAEYNQAVADLDRQAQNSDPSLVKKGVFTDNFTNFERSDVTHPDFNAMINPREKTVQLPVENSFIEMQVNQAASTVRFHERLITLPYTEEVLIDQPFATETMNVNPYQVFGNLATIRLTPSHDTWVETSTVTQSVWGWWSDWRSTGTTRTETKVIMDEQVPFIRQREVTVVGEGFEPNSDNIKATFDGVPVDLTPLNGSSSGTQPNTIKANAQGRFTCKFTIPAGVRTGTREVYFWNEV, encoded by the coding sequence ATGGCAAAGGAAGTATACAATCGATTTGATCCATCGAAGAGATGGAAGTCTGTTGATTTTGTCGGCGGTCGCCGGGTTCAAACTGCTGAGCTAAACGAAATGCAGGCGATGTCACTCTATCGGGATAAGCAAATAGGGGACGTAATTTTCGGCTCAGGTCACATCTTAGAGGGCGGGCAGTTATTGATTAATAAGGAGAAAACGCTCGTCATCGTATCAGCAGCACGGGTATATCTAGGGGGAATCATCCACGATGTACCGGAAACAACACTGACGATAAGGGGAACGGGAGAGGAAAGTATTGGGTTGCGGGTCAATCCACAAACAATCACATACGAAGACGACCCAACCCTGTTTGATCCAGCGGTTGGGTTTTCTAATTTTGGCATGCCTGGCGCCCAGCGAACAGTATTGAATGCCATATGGGTCGTTGATGATCCTGAAGCGACTCATATGTATCGGCTGGTAAACGGCGAGTTGATAACATCCAAGCTACCACCTGAATTAGAAGGTTTCACGCCCATTCTCGCAAGACGTTCGTATGATACGAATGGTTCATTTCTTGTCTCAGGCATGGATGGTTATATCGAGCCGAGGGATGCTGCAAACGTAACACTCGTAATCGATGCTGGCAGAGCCTATGTTCTTGGGTACCAAATTGATAAGTTGGTTCCCTTACGAATTTCCATACCCAAGGCATTAGATAGCCGTGTAGTGGTTAACGAAACGAAGACATATCTGTCTAATGTATTCTTTTATCCGCTAAATTCAAAGCCTGTGAAAGCTTTACAGACAGTAACAGCGACAGTTGAGAAGACAGAGACAATTACCCGTGGAAATGTGGCAGGAACCTCAGACCTTTTACCAAAGACGCCTGTTGTCGATATTGTTTCAATTCAGGCTGGTGGCACAACTTATATCAAAGGTACAGACTTCCAACTCTCAGGCGATGCCGTAGATTGGTCATTGGCGGGTGCAGAACCTGCCGGCGGGGTGTCGTATACAGTCACGTACCGCTATACAAAACTAATGGTAATTGGCACAGACCTGATATTGGAAAACAACGCAGTAAAGTGGCTAAGTGGTGATAAGCCCGTGCCGAATTCAACTTTCCAGACGACCTATGAGTTTTATCTAGGACGGAAAGATGTCTACTATCTCACTTATCAAGGTGAAGTCCATATCATCCACGGTCAATCGGACGTGAATCCTTACCCGCCGTCATCTCCACCGGATGTATTGGAATTGGGAGAATTGTATCTCCCACCGAACAGTGATGCTGTGGTCGTAACCAATCGCAAGCCAAAACGTTTGACGATGCTCGAGCTGCGTTCTCTCCTGGATCGTTTGGAACGAGCAGAGTACAACCAAGCGGTGGCAGACCTCGACCGGCAGGCCCAAAACTCTGATCCGTCACTAGTGAAAAAAGGTGTTTTCACGGACAACTTCACCAATTTTGAACGCTCCGACGTTACCCATCCTGACTTTAATGCAATGATTAACCCTCGTGAGAAGACGGTGCAATTGCCAGTTGAGAATAGTTTTATTGAAATGCAAGTGAATCAAGCTGCTTCTACTGTTCGGTTTCATGAGCGTTTGATTACGTTGCCTTACACCGAAGAGGTGCTGATCGATCAGCCTTTTGCAACCGAGACCATGAACGTGAATCCATACCAAGTATTCGGGAATCTTGCCACAATTCGTTTGACCCCTTCTCATGATACCTGGGTGGAGACGTCTACAGTTACACAATCGGTTTGGGGATGGTGGTCTGATTGGAGGTCAACGGGGACAACCCGGACAGAAACAAAGGTCATAATGGATGAACAAGTTCCATTCATACGGCAACGGGAGGTAACAGTAGTCGGTGAAGGTTTTGAACCGAACAGTGATAATATCAAAGCTACATTTGACGGAGTGCCCGTTGATCTTACGCCCTTGAACGGATCGTCTTCAGGTACACAACCAAACACAATCAAGGCAAACGCCCAAGGACGCTTTACCTGCAAGTTTACAATTCCAGCTGGTGTCCGCACAGGAACCCGCGAGGTCTATTTCTGGAATGAGGTGTAA
- a CDS encoding phage tail tape measure protein, with translation MAVTTTLEFQDKMTRQLANLLRSIRALLNGLDDIEDAAEDVEDILDDLLDDFDPGPIEDLDDAISDAEREAERLRRELERIQRAEDDIDTQDISRLERALRDAARAGDQASESLDHVEAAAGHLEEIGGLATAGGAVITAGLSAAAIAAQDMDQALGILQANVGATDDEMISISESAKGLFATGLVETPMEAAEAYGRLRQLLEGTDEQIEKVAEGALSLEKASFGSLDQVSTARALDMMEEQWATDPIKGLDMITAAYQRVGDKAEDLLDTIWEYSPQFKEAGLSAEQMMGMFVAGAEAGALNFDKLGDAFKESFGIRLNKALDENALGSLEEIFGEKKLFKMLDQIKAGGKEAEQAIFAITAGIASIKDQKLQDEVLGNVFGTQFEDAGRDAIKSMFNAGPLEDFAGKTSEIAGQVSNDWQAMANEMKLALYPIGGSVLDVAKPIVSLLAKIAKGIGTFTQEHPFITKVAVSFLMVVAALAMIIGPIVLLAGLWTPITVGLQAASAAMSVFGISSITALWPILLIIAAVIALIAVGWWLYENWDMVSAYLVAGWECVKSAGIAIWEGLSAYFGMVIDFWKGLFTAFIQFLTGDWSGAWDTIKETFFNAFTTIDGWFGGWISGLFESGQKIITTIVDGILSAKDKVAEALSSVFEWADQFLPHSDAELGPFSRLTASGMAIPETMAIGVEASGDSLAAALDSTFSQVPSYTPSITSGAQAQYTSPNKQPTSFYIDFRPTFQMTVQSTLENSEEELERLCEKMADLLAQKIGHVLAGTGSIVLE, from the coding sequence ATGGCAGTGACGACCACTTTAGAATTTCAAGATAAAATGACTCGACAGCTAGCCAATCTCCTCCGAAGTATCCGAGCACTTCTGAATGGCTTAGATGATATTGAAGATGCTGCTGAAGATGTAGAAGATATCTTGGATGATCTGCTTGACGATTTTGACCCTGGACCAATCGAAGATTTGGACGATGCGATCAGTGATGCTGAACGTGAGGCAGAACGACTCAGGCGGGAATTGGAGCGTATTCAACGAGCTGAAGATGATATTGACACCCAGGACATTTCACGATTAGAGCGCGCCTTACGTGACGCTGCTAGAGCTGGGGACCAGGCATCAGAGTCTTTGGATCATGTCGAAGCTGCGGCAGGACATTTGGAGGAAATTGGCGGACTGGCAACAGCGGGCGGCGCAGTAATTACAGCGGGATTGTCGGCCGCTGCTATTGCCGCACAAGACATGGATCAAGCTCTTGGTATTCTTCAGGCGAATGTAGGTGCTACTGACGACGAAATGATAAGCATATCCGAGTCAGCAAAAGGACTTTTCGCGACTGGTTTAGTAGAGACGCCAATGGAAGCAGCAGAGGCTTATGGACGGTTGCGTCAGTTACTAGAAGGGACGGACGAACAGATTGAGAAAGTGGCTGAAGGAGCTCTCTCTCTTGAAAAGGCGTCTTTTGGTAGTCTCGATCAAGTAAGCACTGCTAGAGCTCTGGATATGATGGAAGAACAATGGGCAACAGATCCGATTAAAGGGTTGGATATGATTACAGCAGCATATCAACGGGTAGGGGACAAGGCTGAAGATCTGCTTGATACCATTTGGGAATATTCGCCGCAATTTAAAGAAGCAGGGTTAAGTGCAGAGCAAATGATGGGCATGTTTGTAGCTGGAGCTGAGGCTGGTGCTCTGAATTTTGATAAGCTAGGTGATGCATTCAAAGAGTCGTTCGGTATTCGATTGAACAAGGCTCTGGATGAAAACGCACTGGGGTCTCTTGAGGAAATTTTCGGTGAGAAAAAGCTATTCAAAATGCTCGACCAAATCAAGGCAGGTGGCAAAGAGGCTGAGCAAGCAATTTTTGCTATTACTGCTGGGATAGCTTCTATTAAAGATCAGAAGTTGCAAGACGAAGTCTTAGGAAATGTTTTTGGAACACAGTTTGAAGATGCGGGACGGGATGCTATCAAATCTATGTTTAACGCTGGGCCACTCGAAGATTTCGCAGGAAAAACATCAGAAATAGCTGGCCAAGTTTCGAATGACTGGCAAGCGATGGCAAATGAAATGAAGTTGGCACTTTATCCGATAGGAGGCTCCGTATTAGATGTCGCAAAACCAATCGTTAGCTTGCTTGCAAAGATTGCAAAAGGGATAGGGACTTTTACACAAGAGCATCCTTTTATCACGAAGGTAGCTGTTTCATTTTTGATGGTGGTTGCAGCTCTTGCCATGATAATTGGCCCAATCGTACTGCTGGCCGGACTTTGGACACCAATTACAGTTGGATTACAAGCGGCAAGTGCAGCAATGAGTGTCTTTGGTATCTCGTCAATTACTGCATTATGGCCCATTCTCCTGATAATCGCGGCAGTCATTGCATTGATTGCTGTTGGCTGGTGGCTCTATGAAAACTGGGACATGGTCAGCGCCTATTTGGTAGCAGGGTGGGAATGCGTAAAATCAGCGGGTATTGCAATCTGGGAAGGACTCTCTGCTTACTTTGGAATGGTGATTGATTTTTGGAAAGGGCTTTTCACTGCATTTATTCAGTTTTTAACTGGCGATTGGTCAGGGGCATGGGATACCATCAAAGAAACATTCTTTAATGCTTTTACTACGATAGACGGTTGGTTTGGCGGATGGATTAGCGGGCTTTTTGAGAGTGGACAAAAGATTATTACCACAATCGTAGACGGTATTTTGTCTGCAAAGGACAAGGTAGCTGAGGCTCTTTCAAGCGTTTTTGAGTGGGCTGATCAATTCCTACCGCATTCGGATGCTGAGCTAGGTCCTTTTTCTCGCTTAACAGCTAGTGGGATGGCTATTCCTGAAACTATGGCAATCGGTGTTGAAGCTTCAGGTGATTCATTAGCTGCAGCGTTAGATAGCACTTTTAGTCAAGTTCCAAGTTATACACCTTCAATAACAAGCGGAGCTCAGGCACAGTATACAAGCCCAAATAAGCAGCCAACTTCTTTTTATATTGACTTCCGTCCCACTTTTCAAATGACTGTGCAATCAACGCTGGAGAATTCTGAGGAAGAATTAGAGAGGCTATGTGAGAAGATGGCAGATTTGCTTGCACAAAAAATAGGACACGTATTAGCAGGTACAGGTTCTATCGTACTTGAATAA